From a region of the Geothrix sp. 21YS21S-2 genome:
- the aspS gene encoding aspartate--tRNA ligase yields the protein MKLDRLGDFQRTHRNGDLRLPDAGRQVRLLGWCKRVRNLGSLVFLDLRDRWGLVQLVANETEVPPELLARLKEVRSEFVLAAEGVVAEREQKNPNMPTGDIEVRLTSLRILNTAQTPPIPLDDSAEANEDLRLKWRFLDLRRESLQRSLILRSEVTQIVRSYFRRNDFVEVETPILGKSSPEGARDYLVPSRVHPGEFFALPQSPQLYKQLLQVAGFERYVQICRCFRDEDLRADRQPEFTQVDVEMSFVRAQDIQDIMEPLLVELAALVGRKVEAPFPRLPYKDAMEWYGSDKPDTRCKVRIQDVTALFAESGFNLFRAASESNGQRRVRALFFEGPQAGAYSRKQLDELQDVAKHLGAGGLPYAKWGKDGFGSSFKKFVDPAQEEALRSALGVTGEGLAVFAVGPDDQTSKVLGEVRLRLARALELIDESKFEFLWVVDFPLLEWSEEAGRFIACHHPFTSPHPDDLDLLETDPGRCRAQAYDVILNGFELGGGSIRIHDAETQSRMFKAIGMSVELAQEQFGYLLNALSFGAPPHGGIALGLDRLVMLLVGASNIREVIAFPKTAQARCLMTSAPSPVDPRQLKELRIQIEQAQQWKAGVMFFESVPAEYQAPLGALRTLTANAPTSTSTLVLDGEVVKVETTRL from the coding sequence ATGAAACTCGATCGGCTCGGCGACTTCCAACGTACCCACCGCAACGGCGACCTGCGCCTCCCGGACGCAGGCAGGCAGGTGCGGCTCCTGGGCTGGTGCAAACGGGTGCGGAACCTGGGCTCCCTGGTCTTCCTCGACCTGCGGGACCGCTGGGGCCTCGTGCAGCTGGTGGCCAACGAGACCGAGGTGCCCCCCGAGCTCCTGGCCCGCCTCAAGGAGGTTCGCAGCGAGTTCGTCCTGGCCGCCGAGGGCGTGGTGGCCGAACGGGAGCAGAAGAACCCCAACATGCCCACCGGCGACATCGAGGTGCGGCTCACCAGCCTGCGCATCCTCAACACCGCCCAGACCCCGCCCATCCCCCTGGACGACAGCGCGGAGGCCAACGAGGACCTGCGCCTGAAGTGGCGCTTCCTGGACCTGCGCCGGGAGAGCCTCCAGCGCAGCCTGATCCTGCGCAGCGAGGTCACCCAGATCGTCCGGTCCTACTTCCGCAGGAACGACTTCGTGGAAGTCGAGACCCCCATCCTGGGCAAGTCCTCTCCGGAAGGGGCCCGGGACTACCTGGTCCCCTCGCGGGTGCACCCGGGCGAGTTCTTCGCCCTCCCGCAGTCCCCCCAGCTCTACAAGCAGCTCCTGCAGGTGGCCGGCTTCGAGCGCTACGTGCAGATCTGCCGCTGCTTCCGGGACGAGGACCTGCGGGCGGACCGCCAGCCCGAGTTCACCCAGGTGGACGTGGAGATGAGCTTCGTGCGGGCCCAGGACATCCAGGACATCATGGAGCCGCTCCTGGTGGAGCTGGCCGCCCTGGTGGGCCGCAAGGTGGAGGCCCCCTTCCCCCGGCTGCCCTACAAGGACGCCATGGAGTGGTACGGCTCCGACAAGCCCGACACCCGCTGCAAGGTGCGCATCCAGGACGTGACGGCGCTCTTCGCGGAGAGCGGCTTCAACCTCTTCCGGGCGGCCTCCGAAAGCAATGGGCAGCGCCGCGTGCGGGCCCTCTTCTTCGAGGGGCCCCAGGCGGGCGCCTACAGCCGCAAGCAGCTGGACGAACTGCAGGACGTGGCCAAGCACCTGGGCGCCGGCGGCCTCCCCTACGCCAAGTGGGGCAAGGACGGCTTCGGCTCCAGCTTCAAGAAGTTCGTGGACCCCGCCCAGGAGGAGGCCCTCAGGTCGGCCCTGGGCGTCACGGGCGAAGGCCTGGCGGTTTTCGCCGTGGGACCGGACGACCAGACTTCCAAGGTCCTGGGCGAAGTGCGCCTGCGCCTGGCCCGGGCCCTGGAGCTCATCGACGAATCCAAGTTTGAATTCCTGTGGGTGGTGGACTTCCCCCTGCTGGAGTGGAGCGAGGAGGCCGGCCGCTTCATCGCCTGCCACCACCCCTTCACCAGCCCCCACCCCGACGACCTGGACCTTCTCGAAACCGATCCCGGCAGGTGCCGGGCCCAGGCCTACGACGTCATCCTCAACGGCTTCGAGCTGGGCGGCGGCTCCATCCGGATCCACGACGCCGAGACCCAGAGCCGCATGTTCAAGGCCATCGGCATGAGCGTGGAACTGGCCCAGGAGCAGTTCGGCTATCTGCTCAACGCCCTGTCTTTCGGCGCCCCGCCCCACGGCGGCATCGCCCTGGGCCTGGACCGCCTGGTGATGCTCCTGGTGGGCGCCTCCAACATCCGGGAGGTCATCGCCTTCCCCAAGACCGCCCAGGCCCGCTGCCTCATGACCAGCGCACCGTCCCCGGTGGACCCCCGCCAGCTCAAGGAGCTGCGCATCCAGATCGAGCAGGCCCAGCAGTGGAAGGCCGGCGTCATGTTCTTCGAGAGCGTGCCCGCCGAATACCAGGCCCCCCTGGGCGCCCTGCGCACCCTCACGGCCAACGCCCCCACCTCCACCAGCACCCTGGTTCTGGACGGCGAAGTGGTCAAGGTCGAGACCACCCGCCTCTGA
- the hisS gene encoding histidine--tRNA ligase yields the protein MAQSVKGTRDLFGGELDWFQRIEDTVRRSFHRHGYSEIRTPILEEIEVFKRSVGESSDIVHKEMYDFFDKGKRHVAMRPENTAGVVRAVIQHQLLATSDPQLLYYIGPMFRYERMQAGRYRQFWQIGAESFQVSTPESEAESLVMLYDFLRELGLAQLTFSINSVGTPECRPAFHEAFRAFFRTREAEFCEDCHRRIEENPLRVLDCKNARCQAALEGHPVLVDFLDPASLEHHVRLKEILTTLGLPFEENPRLVRGLDYYTRTAFEVLSTDLGAQSALLGGGRYDGLVKQLGGPQVAAFGWSIGLDRLVTLMQQLHGKAPRQAPPVLIPLGPVATLKALELARGWWAAGLDVVLETRGVKLKTALTTANRQGAPLALILGDGELDQGMVAVKDLTAGTQETWALDTVQERLADLRG from the coding sequence ATGGCCCAATCCGTTAAAGGCACTCGTGATCTGTTTGGTGGCGAACTGGACTGGTTCCAGCGTATCGAGGATACCGTAAGGCGGTCGTTCCACCGGCACGGCTATTCCGAGATCCGGACCCCCATCCTCGAGGAGATCGAGGTCTTCAAGCGCAGCGTCGGCGAGAGCAGCGACATCGTCCACAAGGAGATGTACGACTTCTTCGACAAGGGCAAGCGCCACGTGGCCATGCGCCCCGAGAACACCGCCGGCGTGGTGCGGGCCGTGATCCAGCACCAGCTCCTGGCCACCAGCGACCCCCAGCTCCTCTACTACATCGGCCCCATGTTCCGCTACGAGCGGATGCAGGCGGGAAGATACCGGCAGTTCTGGCAGATCGGCGCCGAAAGCTTCCAGGTGTCCACCCCGGAATCCGAGGCCGAGTCCCTGGTCATGCTCTACGACTTCCTGCGGGAACTGGGCCTGGCCCAGCTGACCTTCAGCATCAACTCCGTGGGCACCCCCGAGTGCCGGCCGGCCTTCCACGAGGCCTTCCGGGCCTTCTTCCGCACCCGCGAGGCGGAGTTCTGCGAGGACTGCCACCGCCGCATCGAGGAGAACCCCCTGCGGGTCCTCGACTGCAAGAACGCCCGGTGCCAGGCCGCCCTGGAGGGCCACCCGGTCCTGGTGGACTTCCTGGACCCGGCCTCCCTCGAGCACCACGTGCGCCTGAAGGAGATCCTCACCACCCTGGGGCTTCCCTTCGAGGAGAACCCCCGGCTGGTGCGGGGCCTGGACTACTACACCCGCACGGCCTTCGAAGTCCTCTCCACGGATCTGGGGGCCCAGTCGGCCCTCCTGGGGGGCGGGCGCTACGACGGCCTGGTCAAGCAGCTGGGCGGCCCCCAGGTGGCGGCCTTCGGCTGGTCCATCGGTCTCGACCGCCTGGTGACCCTCATGCAGCAGCTGCACGGCAAGGCCCCCCGGCAGGCCCCGCCCGTCCTCATCCCCCTTGGCCCGGTGGCGACCCTCAAGGCCCTGGAGCTGGCGCGCGGCTGGTGGGCCGCCGGTCTCGACGTGGTCCTGGAGACCCGGGGGGTGAAGCTCAAGACCGCCCTCACCACCGCCAACCGCCAGGGGGCGCCCCTGGCGCTGATCCTGGGCGACGGGGAGCTGGACCAGGGCATGGTGGCGGTGAAGGACCTGACCGCCGGAACCCAGGAGACCTGGGCCCTGGACACGGTCCAGGAGCGTCTGGCGGACCTCCGCGGCTGA
- a CDS encoding N-acetylmuramoyl-L-alanine amidase, whose amino-acid sequence MKLHGILPLLFPSLLALAQTPKLPSGEGRLLVYVDPGHGGEDVGAKGAKGLKEKDAVLDLAEALVKELEQCGMEARLTRGDDTFVGLWDRARIANQAGADLFISLHLNAARARQAKGSEVYFLTLGAGDGEAAEIAAQENGPEARAGHANPDNVVAGILDTLSQEAFLRDSERLAVAIQGQLNKLGGIKQRGVKQAPFVVLRGAAMPAVLVETVFISNPREEVKLRDPAFLRKAAQAITQGVRHYFAGADGTPRRNSVEGARLP is encoded by the coding sequence TTGAAACTCCACGGAATCCTGCCGCTTCTCTTTCCTAGCCTACTGGCACTGGCGCAAACTCCCAAGCTTCCTTCCGGGGAGGGCCGCCTCCTGGTCTACGTGGACCCGGGCCACGGCGGCGAGGACGTGGGCGCAAAGGGGGCCAAGGGGCTCAAGGAGAAGGACGCGGTGCTGGACCTCGCGGAGGCCCTGGTGAAGGAACTGGAGCAGTGCGGCATGGAGGCCCGGCTCACCCGCGGGGACGACACCTTCGTGGGACTCTGGGACCGGGCCCGCATCGCCAACCAGGCCGGGGCCGACCTCTTCATCAGCCTCCACCTGAACGCCGCCCGGGCCCGGCAGGCCAAGGGGTCCGAGGTCTATTTCCTGACCCTGGGAGCAGGGGACGGGGAAGCGGCGGAGATCGCCGCCCAGGAGAACGGACCCGAGGCCCGCGCCGGCCACGCCAACCCGGACAACGTGGTGGCCGGCATCCTGGACACGCTCAGCCAGGAGGCCTTCCTGCGGGACTCCGAGCGTCTGGCCGTGGCCATCCAGGGCCAGCTCAACAAGCTGGGCGGGATCAAGCAGCGGGGCGTCAAGCAGGCCCCCTTCGTGGTGCTGCGGGGCGCCGCCATGCCCGCGGTGCTGGTGGAGACGGTCTTCATCTCGAATCCCAGGGAGGAGGTCAAGCTGAGGGACCCCGCCTTCCTGCGCAAGGCGGCGCAGGCCATCACCCAGGGCGTGCGCCACTATTTCGCCGGCGCCGACGGCACGCCCAGGCGGAATTCCGTGGAGGGGGCCAGGCTGCCCTAG
- a CDS encoding MarR family winged helix-turn-helix transcriptional regulator codes for MAARRSIRQLVAGKVVPLDLTPHHFWMLLVISKAAPLSLGELARAMWMDNPTVSRMVQQMTQRGYLVVGPDPNHGRRIRIRLTPEGVTLCENLAGIGEGLRAQAEGNMTEEETSALRELLCKYMRNLDVMVANDLPGVPIRPQHAVEGPGKLPSVS; via the coding sequence GTGGCGGCCAGACGCTCCATCCGACAGCTCGTGGCGGGCAAGGTCGTTCCCCTCGATCTGACTCCGCACCACTTCTGGATGCTCCTGGTCATCTCCAAGGCGGCGCCCTTGTCCCTGGGCGAACTGGCCCGGGCCATGTGGATGGACAACCCCACCGTCTCCCGCATGGTCCAGCAGATGACCCAGCGGGGGTACCTCGTGGTCGGACCCGACCCCAACCATGGCCGGCGGATCCGCATCCGGCTGACTCCGGAGGGCGTCACCCTCTGCGAGAACCTCGCGGGCATCGGCGAGGGGCTCCGCGCCCAGGCCGAGGGGAACATGACCGAGGAGGAGACCTCCGCTCTGCGGGAATTGCTCTGCAAGTACATGCGGAACCTGGACGTGATGGTCGCCAACGACCTGCCCGGCGTACCCATCCGGCCCCAGCACGCGGTCGAAGGGCCCGGGAAGCTCCCCTCCGTCTCGTAG
- the proB gene encoding glutamate 5-kinase has translation MKRAAPQRIVVKAGTQVLLSGDGFPSLGRIFALVESLASLRRQGRDVLLVSSGAVGLGARRLGLPTRPGTLSLQQACAAVGQGELMALYQSAFGRLDTVCAQVLLTQEDFSDPERRSNLRATLEKLLKMGVIPIINENDTVATLELGRMKVFGDNDKLGALVAAGLGADLLLILSDVDGLHERNPQHDPEAPLLREVAAITPEILARAQGSGARGRGGMATKLESARLCMESGVAVVIARGEGSGTLERVVSGEAQCTRFLAGPRPKGDPLGPWLKEKRP, from the coding sequence ATGAAAAGGGCGGCCCCCCAGCGCATCGTGGTCAAGGCCGGCACCCAGGTGCTGCTTTCCGGGGACGGCTTTCCCTCCCTGGGGCGGATCTTCGCCCTGGTGGAGTCCCTGGCGTCCCTGCGCCGCCAGGGCCGGGACGTGCTCCTGGTCAGTTCGGGCGCCGTGGGACTGGGGGCCCGGCGCCTGGGGCTCCCCACGCGGCCCGGCACCCTCTCCCTCCAGCAGGCCTGCGCGGCGGTGGGGCAGGGGGAGCTCATGGCCCTCTACCAGTCCGCCTTCGGGCGCCTGGACACGGTCTGCGCCCAGGTGCTCCTCACGCAGGAGGACTTCTCCGACCCCGAGCGCCGCTCCAACCTGCGCGCGACGCTGGAAAAGCTCCTGAAGATGGGCGTCATCCCCATCATCAACGAGAACGACACCGTGGCGACGCTGGAACTGGGCCGCATGAAGGTCTTCGGGGACAACGACAAGCTGGGGGCCCTGGTGGCCGCGGGCCTGGGCGCGGATCTGCTGCTGATCCTGTCGGACGTGGACGGCCTCCACGAGCGCAATCCCCAGCACGACCCCGAGGCGCCGCTCCTGCGGGAAGTTGCGGCGATCACCCCGGAGATCCTGGCCCGGGCCCAGGGTTCGGGCGCCCGGGGCCGGGGCGGCATGGCCACCAAGCTGGAATCGGCGCGCCTTTGCATGGAGTCCGGCGTGGCCGTGGTCATCGCCCGGGGCGAAGGGAGCGGCACCCTGGAGCGCGTGGTGTCGGGCGAGGCGCAATGCACCCGCTTCCTGGCGGGTCCCCGGCCCAAGGGCGATCCCCTGGGCCCCTGGCTCAAGGAGAAGCGGCCATGA
- a CDS encoding ABC transporter permease — MDFIRNSALVHALGKENMLFAFRAIITQKLRSFLTLLGIVAGVATVIAMVSFVAGFNEAITGAFSTFGTTLVQFQKFEPRFGGPPELIPEEQRRRRNLTLDDAAALKRLATLAAAVSPERYLGAATATTSVKNREGAEANGPTIAGVVPDYLLANNSTLEDGRFFSETDVSHASHTCVIGYDVVKALFPGRDPVGREVLLQGVPLHVIGVLEKKGSQMGGSADNFLLIPLSVFDEMFPEVKNGNGDTLHIATVPKDPAFVHDMTDQEVAILRQHRGLRAHQANDFAIFTSEETLQTFQQVTGSIAIAMIFIAGIALLVGGVGIMNIMLVSVTERTREIGVRKAMGATRKDIAAQFLVEAVTLTCCGGALGIATGFAVAFLVRFTFDFPAAAPLWSVVLGFGISTAIGLGFGMWPALKAAKQDPIEALRYE, encoded by the coding sequence ATGGACTTCATCAGGAACAGCGCCCTCGTCCACGCCCTAGGCAAGGAGAACATGCTCTTCGCCTTCCGGGCCATCATCACCCAGAAGCTGCGGAGCTTCCTGACCCTGCTCGGCATCGTGGCCGGCGTGGCCACCGTCATCGCCATGGTCAGCTTCGTGGCGGGCTTCAACGAGGCCATCACCGGCGCCTTCTCCACCTTCGGCACCACCCTCGTGCAGTTCCAGAAGTTCGAACCGCGCTTCGGCGGGCCCCCCGAGCTGATCCCCGAGGAGCAGCGGCGCCGGCGAAACCTCACCCTGGACGACGCCGCGGCCCTGAAGCGCCTGGCCACCCTCGCCGCCGCCGTGTCCCCGGAGCGCTACCTGGGCGCGGCCACCGCCACCACCTCCGTGAAGAACCGCGAGGGCGCCGAGGCCAACGGCCCCACCATCGCCGGGGTGGTCCCGGACTACCTCCTGGCCAACAACTCCACCCTGGAGGACGGCCGCTTCTTCTCGGAAACCGACGTCTCCCACGCCTCCCACACCTGTGTGATCGGGTACGACGTGGTCAAGGCCCTCTTTCCGGGACGGGATCCGGTGGGCCGCGAGGTCCTGCTCCAGGGCGTCCCGCTCCACGTCATCGGGGTGCTGGAGAAGAAGGGCTCCCAGATGGGCGGCAGCGCCGACAACTTCCTGCTCATCCCGCTGTCGGTCTTCGACGAGATGTTCCCAGAGGTGAAGAACGGCAACGGGGACACCCTGCACATCGCCACGGTGCCCAAGGACCCGGCCTTCGTGCACGACATGACCGACCAGGAGGTGGCCATCCTCCGCCAGCACCGGGGGCTGCGGGCCCACCAGGCCAACGACTTCGCCATCTTCACCAGCGAGGAGACCCTCCAGACCTTCCAGCAGGTCACGGGATCCATCGCCATCGCCATGATCTTCATCGCCGGCATCGCGCTCCTGGTGGGCGGGGTGGGCATCATGAACATCATGCTGGTGAGCGTGACCGAGCGCACCCGGGAGATCGGCGTGCGCAAGGCCATGGGCGCCACCCGCAAGGACATCGCCGCCCAGTTCCTGGTGGAGGCCGTGACCCTCACCTGCTGCGGCGGAGCGCTGGGCATCGCCACGGGCTTCGCCGTGGCCTTCCTGGTGCGCTTCACCTTCGACTTCCCCGCCGCTGCCCCCTTGTGGAGCGTGGTCCTGGGCTTCGGCATCAGCACCGCCATCGGCCTGGGCTTCGGCATGTGGCCCGCGCTCAAGGCCGCCAAGCAGGACCCCATCGAGGCCCTGAGGTACGAATAG
- a CDS encoding MBL fold metallo-hydrolase, protein MRFATLWALVAALAFVPLIAAEPAPQRVEKLTDHAYAIFGEGGNVGLFVAADAALLVDGRFEAGAPGLLQAVRTVTDKPVRYLVNTHVHRDHVGANAWMEKQGVTLVAHANVRARLARTQQAGLPAICYGEENPALRARMDLHLGASEFHLLHLAPGHTDGDTIFGYPQELVLAMGDLFFNGALPFIDTQSGGSLDGLVATLDNLATWLPDGTKIIPGHGPVAAKKDLLRLRDFLRALQAHVKAHPDLAPAALAAGFDTAAWADFKPSPGFVSWESLFAGASGKGPGRVPKP, encoded by the coding sequence ATGCGATTCGCGACCCTTTGGGCCCTCGTGGCGGCCCTGGCTTTCGTCCCCCTGATAGCGGCCGAGCCTGCGCCCCAACGGGTGGAAAAGCTCACGGACCATGCCTACGCGATCTTCGGGGAAGGGGGCAACGTGGGCCTCTTCGTGGCCGCCGACGCGGCCCTCCTGGTGGACGGCCGCTTCGAGGCCGGCGCGCCCGGGCTTCTGCAGGCCGTGCGCACCGTCACCGACAAGCCCGTCCGGTACCTCGTGAACACCCACGTCCACCGGGACCACGTGGGGGCCAACGCCTGGATGGAGAAGCAGGGGGTGACCCTGGTGGCCCACGCCAACGTCCGGGCCCGGCTGGCCAGGACCCAGCAGGCCGGGCTGCCCGCCATCTGCTACGGCGAGGAGAACCCGGCCCTGCGCGCCCGCATGGACCTGCACCTGGGCGCCTCGGAGTTCCATCTGCTCCACCTGGCCCCGGGCCACACGGACGGGGACACGATATTCGGCTACCCCCAGGAGCTGGTGCTGGCCATGGGGGACCTCTTCTTCAACGGGGCCCTCCCCTTCATCGACACCCAGAGCGGCGGGAGCCTGGACGGCCTGGTGGCCACCCTGGACAACCTCGCGACCTGGTTGCCGGACGGCACGAAGATCATCCCCGGCCACGGCCCCGTGGCGGCGAAAAAGGACCTGCTTCGCCTGCGGGACTTCCTCCGGGCCCTCCAGGCCCATGTGAAGGCCCATCCCGACCTGGCGCCGGCGGCCCTGGCGGCGGGCTTCGACACGGCGGCCTGGGCGGACTTCAAGCCCAGCCCGGGCTTCGTATCCTGGGAATCCCTGTTCGCGGGGGCCAGCGGCAAGGGGCCGGGGCGCGTACCCAAGCCTTGA
- the proC gene encoding pyrroline-5-carboxylate reductase gives MTTQLAVIGFGTMGQAITGGLVEAAGFPPGAIVTTDKGKGTRARAQAMGVGWAATAAEAASRAEAVLLCVKPKDLGPLLETLAAAGALDHRPLVVSIAAGTDLAFLEARVPAGTPVIRAMPNTPCSIRMGTIVLAPGAHAGDEHLALARTFFEPLGAVLDLEEHHFDAVTGLSASGPAFIFVILEALAEGGVQCGLPRGVAVELAARMTVGAASMVLQTGRHPAALKDEVTTPAGCTIAGLLALEDGRIRSVIARGIERASQVASGLGR, from the coding sequence ATGACGACCCAGCTTGCCGTAATCGGCTTCGGGACCATGGGCCAGGCCATCACCGGCGGGCTGGTGGAGGCCGCGGGCTTCCCTCCGGGCGCGATCGTCACCACCGACAAGGGCAAGGGCACCCGGGCCCGGGCCCAGGCCATGGGCGTCGGCTGGGCCGCCACCGCCGCCGAGGCCGCGAGCCGGGCCGAGGCGGTCCTGCTGTGCGTCAAGCCCAAGGACCTGGGCCCGCTCCTGGAGACCCTGGCCGCCGCCGGGGCCCTGGACCACAGGCCCCTGGTGGTGTCCATCGCCGCCGGCACCGACCTGGCCTTCCTGGAGGCCCGGGTCCCCGCGGGCACCCCGGTCATCCGGGCCATGCCCAACACGCCCTGCAGCATCCGCATGGGCACCATCGTCCTGGCGCCCGGCGCCCACGCGGGGGACGAGCACCTCGCCCTGGCCCGCACCTTCTTCGAGCCCCTGGGCGCCGTGCTGGACCTGGAGGAGCACCACTTCGACGCCGTCACGGGCCTGTCGGCCAGCGGTCCCGCCTTCATCTTCGTGATCCTCGAGGCCCTGGCCGAGGGCGGCGTGCAGTGCGGCCTGCCCCGGGGCGTGGCGGTGGAGCTGGCGGCGCGCATGACGGTGGGCGCCGCCTCCATGGTGCTGCAGACCGGGCGCCACCCCGCGGCCCTCAAGGACGAGGTGACCACCCCCGCCGGGTGCACCATCGCCGGCCTCCTGGCCCTGGAGGACGGGCGCATCCGCTCCGTCATCGCCCGGGGCATCGAGCGCGCCTCCCAGGTGGCCAGCGGGCTGGGCCGATGA
- a CDS encoding ABC transporter permease yields the protein MQLTELFLSALRALRAHKLRSFLTLLGVIIGVTTIVGVVAVISGLDTYVKEKVIRLAPDVFMVDRFGIIQSRHDFLLAFKRPLLTWTDFERISGANLPHVSRVSTRAVKSLRVDSGPRHLKNVTVVGSTANFAGLFKFEFEDGRYFNENENDLAANVAVIGMDVREELFPGVDPMGKTLLIRGLPFRIIGLFPRQGRSLGFSRDSIVCLPIQVYRKNFMGAKDSLNIQVEARGGVADLDDAVSEVRSLMRAMRHTAYRDPDPFGIMTQDSLQELWKQISQAAFVLMLLVSSVSLGVGGIVIMNIMLVSVVERTTEIGIRMAIGARKRDIRRQFLLEACLLSLCGGVVGVMAGALVAWLVRTVGGFPAQITLGIVASSVTVSTLIGLAAGFLPARRASNLPVIDALRAE from the coding sequence ATGCAGCTCACCGAGCTGTTCCTTTCCGCCCTGCGGGCCCTCCGGGCCCACAAGCTGCGGAGCTTCCTCACGCTCCTGGGGGTCATCATCGGCGTGACCACCATCGTGGGCGTGGTGGCGGTCATCTCCGGGCTGGACACCTACGTGAAGGAGAAGGTGATCCGGCTGGCGCCGGACGTGTTCATGGTGGACCGCTTCGGGATCATCCAGTCGCGCCATGACTTCCTCCTGGCCTTCAAGCGGCCCCTGCTCACCTGGACGGACTTCGAGCGCATCTCGGGGGCCAACCTGCCCCACGTGTCCCGGGTGAGCACCCGGGCGGTGAAGTCGCTGCGGGTGGACTCGGGACCCCGGCACCTGAAGAACGTGACGGTGGTGGGCTCCACGGCGAACTTCGCCGGGCTCTTCAAGTTCGAGTTCGAGGACGGGCGCTACTTCAACGAGAACGAGAACGACCTGGCCGCCAACGTGGCCGTCATCGGCATGGACGTGAGGGAGGAACTGTTCCCCGGCGTCGACCCCATGGGCAAGACCCTCCTCATCCGGGGGCTCCCCTTCCGCATCATCGGCCTGTTCCCGCGCCAGGGGCGCTCCCTGGGCTTCAGCCGGGACAGCATCGTGTGCCTGCCCATCCAGGTCTACCGGAAGAACTTCATGGGCGCCAAGGACTCCCTGAACATCCAGGTGGAGGCCCGGGGCGGGGTGGCGGACCTGGACGACGCGGTCTCCGAGGTGCGCTCGCTCATGCGGGCCATGCGCCACACCGCCTACCGGGACCCGGACCCCTTCGGCATCATGACCCAGGACTCCCTGCAGGAACTGTGGAAGCAGATCAGCCAGGCCGCCTTCGTGCTCATGCTGCTGGTGTCCTCCGTGAGCCTGGGGGTGGGCGGCATCGTCATCATGAACATCATGCTGGTGAGCGTCGTGGAGCGCACCACCGAGATCGGCATCCGCATGGCCATCGGCGCGCGCAAGCGGGACATCCGGAGGCAGTTCCTCCTGGAAGCCTGCCTTCTGAGCCTGTGCGGGGGCGTCGTGGGGGTGATGGCGGGGGCCCTGGTGGCCTGGCTCGTGCGCACTGTGGGGGGCTTCCCGGCCCAGATCACCCTGGGCATCGTGGCTTCGAGCGTCACCGTCTCCACCCTGATCGGCCTGGCCGCGGGCTTCCTGCCCGCCAGGCGCGCCTCGAACCTGCCCGTCATCGACGCCCTCCGGGCCGAATAG